The following proteins are encoded in a genomic region of Streptomyces sp. NBC_01723:
- a CDS encoding ATP-binding protein, whose amino-acid sequence MTEVRRAVAASASLWERDEEVATITAAVHALHADRSSSGLLLEARGEAGVGKSALLAETRRIAEALGCTVWSARGGETLRSVPFNVVRQLLQPALVSMLPEEAREYLGDWYDIAGPALGIVDPGERQADPQGVCDGLVAAVRRLARREWPLVLLIDDAHWADQETLRWLAALAGRLDETSVLIVLARRPGDVSGDSARHLDEAAAVGRPLTPLNALTPDATAGLTRATLGAHADAAFCREVWAVTGGNPYETVELLAKVQDSELQPVEAEAAELRALNRSARGGGLVARLEQLGVDSTRFAWAAAILGGGITVDMVARLATLDRADAARCAELLSDARILAATGPVPGQPGDGDLEFVHPLIATAVYNSIPDALRTAMHGIAAQLVTDSGLGAAAASRHLLQVYPDDDQEVVEQLREAAREHLAVGAPDAARRCLERALREPPLPATHARVLFELGCATLLTAPATTIGHLRTALAMPGLDGEQRVDAVFRLSQALLHNDQLEEAVRTVEAEAARNPDPSARLRLQAAQYMWEGIHAGETSSPRRSARLAELAATCTGRDNAERALLILRGFDAMTHGESAEEVVELCDRALVNGRLAPGLGWTDTEWGLELPMMLASSYAYADRLDRAEALFTEALRAYETAGWSGGHLSLAHAYVGLGHRRRGRLKEAEASLRESLRIAERVGRGLPLYWSAICNLIDTLLARGHVAEARTLADQYGFAPPYPSTIVLPDPRSVRGRLLLATGRTEEGVNELEAAEKAAAVRGRHNPVVVPWATELARALATEDPGRAARLASDARRQAERFGTDTAIGEALRCAAALETGQRAVRLAAQAVTYLEASPCQYEHAAARVEYGIAARSAAELNRGLALADSCGADGLVARAREALAVVHAG is encoded by the coding sequence ATGACGGAGGTACGGCGGGCGGTCGCCGCCTCGGCCTCCCTCTGGGAGCGCGACGAGGAAGTCGCCACCATCACAGCGGCGGTCCACGCCCTCCATGCCGACCGCTCGTCCTCCGGCCTGCTGCTGGAGGCGCGCGGCGAGGCCGGAGTGGGCAAGAGCGCGCTGCTCGCCGAGACCCGCCGCATCGCCGAGGCGCTCGGCTGCACCGTCTGGTCGGCACGCGGCGGCGAGACCCTCAGGTCCGTCCCCTTCAACGTCGTACGCCAACTCCTCCAGCCCGCGCTGGTGTCGATGCTGCCCGAGGAGGCCCGCGAGTACCTCGGCGACTGGTACGACATCGCGGGCCCCGCCCTCGGCATAGTGGACCCCGGCGAGCGGCAGGCCGACCCGCAGGGCGTGTGCGACGGCCTCGTCGCCGCCGTGCGCCGCCTCGCCCGCCGGGAGTGGCCGCTGGTGCTGCTCATCGACGACGCCCACTGGGCCGACCAGGAGACCCTGCGCTGGCTCGCCGCGCTCGCCGGCCGGCTCGACGAGACCTCGGTGCTGATCGTCCTCGCCCGCCGCCCCGGCGACGTGAGCGGCGACAGCGCCCGCCACCTCGACGAGGCCGCCGCGGTGGGCCGGCCCCTCACCCCGCTGAACGCCCTCACCCCCGACGCGACGGCCGGACTGACCCGCGCCACGCTGGGAGCCCACGCCGACGCCGCGTTCTGCCGCGAGGTGTGGGCCGTCACCGGCGGCAACCCCTACGAGACCGTCGAACTCCTCGCCAAGGTCCAGGACAGCGAGCTGCAACCGGTCGAGGCGGAGGCCGCCGAGTTGCGCGCCCTGAACCGCTCCGCGCGGGGCGGCGGACTCGTCGCCCGGCTGGAACAACTCGGCGTCGACTCCACCCGGTTCGCCTGGGCCGCGGCCATCCTCGGCGGTGGCATCACCGTCGACATGGTGGCCCGCCTCGCCACCCTCGACCGCGCCGACGCCGCCCGCTGCGCCGAGCTGCTGTCCGACGCCCGCATCCTCGCCGCGACCGGCCCCGTCCCCGGTCAACCGGGCGACGGCGACCTGGAGTTCGTCCATCCACTGATCGCCACCGCCGTCTACAACTCCATCCCCGACGCGCTGCGCACGGCGATGCACGGCATAGCGGCCCAACTGGTCACCGACTCCGGCCTCGGCGCCGCGGCCGCCTCCCGCCACCTGCTCCAGGTCTATCCCGACGACGATCAGGAAGTCGTCGAGCAACTGCGCGAAGCCGCCCGGGAACACCTGGCCGTCGGCGCCCCGGACGCGGCCCGCCGCTGCCTGGAACGCGCCCTGCGGGAACCGCCGTTGCCCGCCACCCACGCACGCGTGCTCTTCGAGCTGGGCTGCGCCACCCTCCTCACCGCGCCCGCCACCACCATCGGACACCTGCGCACCGCGCTCGCCATGCCGGGACTCGACGGCGAGCAGCGCGTCGACGCCGTCTTCCGGCTCTCGCAGGCCCTGCTCCACAACGACCAGCTGGAGGAGGCCGTCCGCACCGTCGAGGCGGAGGCCGCCCGCAACCCGGACCCGTCCGCGCGGCTGCGGCTCCAGGCCGCCCAGTACATGTGGGAGGGCATCCACGCGGGCGAGACGTCCTCGCCCCGCCGCTCCGCCCGCCTGGCCGAACTCGCCGCCACCTGCACCGGCCGCGACAACGCCGAACGCGCCCTGCTCATCCTGCGCGGCTTCGACGCCATGACACACGGCGAGAGCGCCGAGGAGGTCGTCGAACTCTGCGACCGGGCCCTGGTCAACGGACGCCTCGCACCCGGGCTCGGCTGGACCGACACCGAGTGGGGCCTGGAACTGCCCATGATGCTGGCCAGCTCCTACGCCTACGCCGACCGGCTCGACCGCGCCGAGGCACTGTTCACCGAGGCCCTTCGCGCCTACGAGACGGCGGGCTGGAGCGGCGGCCACCTCTCCCTCGCGCACGCCTACGTCGGCCTCGGCCACCGCAGGCGAGGACGCCTCAAGGAGGCCGAGGCGTCGCTGCGCGAATCCCTGCGCATCGCCGAACGCGTCGGCCGCGGACTGCCGTTGTACTGGTCGGCGATCTGCAACCTGATCGACACCCTGCTCGCCCGCGGCCATGTCGCCGAGGCCCGCACCCTCGCCGACCAGTACGGCTTCGCCCCGCCCTACCCGTCGACGATCGTGCTCCCCGACCCCCGCTCCGTGCGCGGCCGGCTGCTGCTGGCGACCGGCCGCACCGAGGAGGGCGTCAACGAGCTGGAAGCCGCCGAGAAGGCCGCCGCCGTCCGCGGCCGGCACAACCCCGTGGTGGTGCCCTGGGCGACCGAACTGGCCCGCGCCCTCGCCACCGAGGACCCCGGCCGCGCTGCCCGGCTGGCCAGTGACGCCCGCCGCCAGGCGGAGCGCTTCGGCACCGACACCGCCATAGGAGAGGCCCTGCGCTGCGCCGCCGCGCTGGAGACCGGCCAGCGCGCGGTCCGGCTCGCCGCCCAGGCCGTCACCTACCTGGAGGCCTCGCCCTGCCAGTACGAACACGCCGCCGCCCGCGTGGAGTACGGCATCGCGGCCCGATCGGCGGCCGAGCTGAACCGGGGCCTGGCGCTGGCGGACTCGTGCGGCGCCGACGGGCTGGTGGCCCGGGCCCGCGAGGCGCTGGCGGTGGTGCACGCGGGCTGA
- the pcaDC gene encoding bifunctional 3-oxoadipate enol-lactonase/4-carboxymuconolactone decarboxylase PcaDC: protein MLDHLAEGPASAPPLLLGPSLGTSYALWDAVAPELSAGHRVIRWDLPGHGGSAADLIGPGATVGDLAGLVLALADSLGVERFAYAGVSLGGAVGLHLAVHHPDRVSSLAVVCSSAHFNGAKPWEERAAQVRAEGLVRLADGAEARWFTPGFTVPRLVRDHRDADPGAYAACCDALAAFDLRDRLGDITAPTLLIAGREDPATPPAHLREIADAVPGATLTEIPGASHLAPAERPEAVLAALRAHLGGDARRGMAVRREVLGDAHVDRAQARQSPFTARFQDFISRYAWGEIWTDETLSRRERSLVTLTALVAHGHYEELALHVRAARRNGLTPDEIGAVLLQTAVYCGVPAANSAFATAQRVLAEEDGTPG from the coding sequence ATGCTCGACCACCTGGCCGAAGGCCCTGCCTCCGCGCCCCCGCTGCTGCTCGGGCCCTCGCTGGGCACCTCGTACGCCCTGTGGGACGCGGTGGCACCCGAGCTGTCCGCGGGGCACCGGGTGATCCGCTGGGACCTGCCCGGGCACGGCGGTTCGGCGGCCGACCTCATCGGACCGGGCGCCACCGTCGGTGACCTCGCCGGGCTGGTGCTGGCCCTCGCCGACTCGCTCGGCGTGGAGCGGTTCGCCTACGCCGGGGTGTCGCTGGGCGGGGCGGTGGGCCTGCACCTGGCCGTGCACCATCCGGATCGGGTGTCGTCGCTGGCGGTCGTCTGCTCGTCGGCGCACTTCAACGGCGCGAAGCCGTGGGAGGAGCGGGCCGCGCAGGTGCGCGCGGAGGGGCTGGTGCGGCTGGCGGACGGCGCGGAGGCCCGGTGGTTCACCCCCGGGTTCACCGTGCCGCGGCTGGTCCGCGACCACCGGGACGCCGACCCCGGCGCCTATGCCGCCTGCTGCGACGCGCTGGCCGCCTTCGACCTGCGGGACCGGCTCGGCGACATCACCGCGCCGACGCTGCTGATCGCCGGGCGCGAGGATCCGGCCACGCCGCCCGCGCATCTGCGGGAGATCGCCGACGCGGTGCCGGGCGCGACGCTCACGGAGATCCCCGGCGCCTCGCACCTGGCGCCGGCCGAGCGTCCGGAGGCGGTGCTGGCCGCCCTGCGGGCGCATCTCGGCGGCGACGCCCGGCGGGGCATGGCGGTACGGCGCGAGGTGCTGGGCGACGCCCACGTGGACCGGGCGCAGGCCCGCCAGTCCCCGTTCACCGCCCGCTTCCAGGACTTCATCTCGCGCTACGCGTGGGGTGAGATCTGGACCGACGAGACGCTGTCCCGGCGCGAGCGCAGCCTGGTCACGCTGACCGCGCTGGTCGCGCACGGCCACTACGAGGAGCTGGCCCTGCACGTGCGGGCGGCCAGGCGCAACGGGCTGACGCCGGACGAGATCGGTGCGGTGCTGCTCCAGACGGCGGTGTACTGCGGGGTGCCGGCGGCGAACTCGGCGTTCGCGACGGCCCAGCGGGTGCTGGCCGAGGAGGACGGCACCCCGGGGTGA
- a CDS encoding DUF2510 domain-containing protein, whose protein sequence is MTQVTPPGWYPDPGQKQDGPATERWWDGKAWTDQVRPVGQDAAWAPPAQQPAPGAAPGPYPVHQGYPGMPVQPPSARRRRLTTGIAVAAAVAVLAGIGVGVYALAGDGSDGDSAGSSQQDRRGPGGEDAPFGDPRGGDGGGGESPAPDSPGESEPPTIDSGSVPDRLSGITLPIPDGWSGQQLEVGASVTSDDSYKCPGDSSATCTKGGAYSAPAMVLRTKGDTAEEVAKADIEANAEESYGGKSYGGITSHKELASEAVTVAGQKGYLVRWQAVTAKGADGYVQSLAFPSPADPERLVVVRFGVDVGEKQAVLDEITKGIEAGAAGGGNGQDV, encoded by the coding sequence ATGACGCAGGTGACTCCTCCCGGGTGGTACCCGGACCCCGGACAGAAGCAGGACGGTCCCGCCACCGAACGCTGGTGGGACGGCAAGGCGTGGACGGACCAGGTCCGCCCCGTCGGGCAGGACGCCGCGTGGGCCCCTCCCGCGCAGCAGCCGGCGCCGGGCGCGGCACCGGGACCGTACCCCGTGCACCAGGGTTATCCGGGCATGCCCGTGCAGCCGCCCTCCGCGCGGCGGCGCCGGCTGACCACCGGCATAGCCGTCGCGGCGGCGGTGGCGGTGCTGGCCGGCATCGGTGTCGGTGTGTACGCGCTGGCCGGTGACGGCTCGGACGGCGACAGCGCGGGATCCTCGCAGCAGGACCGGCGCGGCCCCGGCGGCGAGGACGCCCCCTTCGGCGACCCGCGCGGGGGTGACGGCGGGGGCGGCGAGTCGCCCGCGCCGGACTCGCCGGGCGAGTCGGAGCCGCCGACGATCGACAGCGGGTCGGTGCCGGACCGGCTGAGCGGGATCACCCTGCCCATCCCGGACGGCTGGTCCGGGCAGCAGTTGGAGGTCGGCGCGTCGGTGACGTCCGACGACAGCTACAAGTGCCCCGGCGACTCCTCCGCGACCTGCACCAAGGGCGGCGCCTACTCGGCCCCGGCGATGGTGCTGCGCACCAAGGGCGACACCGCGGAGGAGGTCGCGAAGGCCGACATCGAGGCGAACGCCGAGGAATCCTACGGCGGCAAGTCCTACGGCGGGATCACCTCGCACAAGGAACTGGCGTCCGAGGCGGTCACGGTCGCCGGGCAGAAGGGCTACCTGGTCCGCTGGCAGGCGGTCACGGCCAAGGGCGCCGACGGGTACGTCCAGTCGCTCGCCTTCCCCTCGCCGGCCGATCCCGAGCGTCTCGTCGTCGTCCGCTTCGGTGTCGACGTCGGGGAGAAGCAGGCGGTACTCGACGAGATCACCAAGGGCATCGAGGCGGGCGCCGCGGGGGGCGGCAACGGGCAGGACGTCTGA
- the pcaG gene encoding protocatechuate 3,4-dioxygenase subunit alpha, producing MTKIDTSEPGQVLPTPSHTVGPFYGYALPFPGGEDIAPAGHPDTITVHGYVYDGEGAPLPDALVELWGPDTEGRTPTADGSMRRDPASGGFLGRNGVEFTGFGRIQTDANGHWYARTLRPGARGRSAPCVSVCVFARGLLVHLYTRIYLPDDQALLAADPLLARVPAERRDTLVAADEGRGTYRFDIRLQGEGETVFLEFQ from the coding sequence ATGACGAAGATCGACACCAGCGAGCCGGGGCAGGTCCTGCCCACTCCGTCGCACACCGTCGGCCCGTTCTACGGGTACGCGCTGCCCTTCCCCGGCGGCGAGGACATCGCACCGGCCGGTCATCCGGACACGATCACCGTGCACGGGTACGTGTACGACGGGGAGGGCGCCCCGCTGCCGGACGCGCTCGTGGAGCTGTGGGGTCCGGACACCGAGGGAAGGACGCCGACCGCGGACGGCTCCATGCGACGCGACCCCGCCTCCGGCGGCTTCCTGGGCCGCAACGGGGTGGAGTTCACCGGTTTCGGCCGGATCCAGACCGACGCGAACGGCCACTGGTACGCGCGGACACTGCGGCCCGGGGCCCGCGGGCGGAGCGCGCCGTGCGTCAGCGTGTGCGTCTTCGCGCGCGGACTCCTCGTGCACCTGTACACCCGGATCTACCTGCCGGACGACCAGGCGCTGCTCGCCGCCGACCCGCTGCTGGCCCGGGTGCCGGCGGAGCGCCGCGACACGCTGGTCGCGGCGGACGAGGGCCGTGGGACGTACCGTTTCGACATCCGCCTTCAGGGCGAGGGCGAGACGGTCTTCCTGGAGTTCCAGTGA
- a CDS encoding phosphocholine-specific phospholipase C: MPDVNRRRFLQLAGATSAFSALSASIERAAALPANHRSGTIEDVEHIVVLMQENRSFDHYFGKLRGVRGFGDPHPVTLGSGRSVWHQPGSDGKEVLPFHPEADDLGMQFLEGLPHGWSDGQDAYHDAKYDRWLPAKGTTTMAYLTREDIPFHYALADTFTVCDAYHCSFIGSTDPNRYYLWSGHTGNDGTGGGPVLGNDELGYDWTTYPERLEAAGISWKIYQDIGDGLDAAGHWGWIDDAYRGNYGDNSLLYFNKYRNAKPGDPLYDKARTGTDAKSGEGYFDRLRADAKADRLPKISWIAAPEAFSEHSNWPSNYGAWYISQVLDALTANPAVWAKTALFITYDENDGFFDHLVPPLPPKSAAQGRSTVDVSLDVFPGSASHREGFYGLGPRVPMLVVSPWSKGGYVCSETFDHTSVIRFMERRFGVREPQISPWRRAICGDLTSAFDFSRKDSRPAALPDTDAYEPPDRERHPDYRPTPPADPDMPRQERGRRPTRPLRYAPHVDGAVDAAAGKFTLTFASGAAAGAAFLITSGNRTDGPWTYTTEAGKSVADTWNSAYSKGSYDLTVHGPNGFLRVFKGPNETAGPEVTARHTGDDVRLTLTNGGTSVVRLKVENAYGGRSRTLTVRPGTTVRHTVDLERSGRWYDLTVTSDSDPAFLRRFSGHVENGRPGVSDPALVTD; the protein is encoded by the coding sequence ATGCCAGACGTCAACCGTCGCAGGTTCCTCCAACTCGCGGGCGCCACTTCCGCGTTCAGTGCGCTGTCCGCGAGCATCGAGCGGGCCGCGGCGCTCCCGGCGAACCACCGTTCGGGGACGATCGAGGATGTCGAGCACATCGTCGTCCTGATGCAGGAGAACCGTTCTTTCGACCACTACTTCGGCAAGCTGCGCGGTGTCCGCGGCTTCGGCGACCCGCATCCGGTGACGCTGGGCAGCGGCCGGTCGGTGTGGCACCAGCCGGGCAGCGACGGCAAGGAGGTGCTGCCGTTCCACCCTGAGGCCGACGACCTCGGCATGCAGTTCCTCGAAGGGCTCCCGCACGGCTGGTCCGACGGCCAGGACGCCTACCACGACGCGAAGTACGACCGGTGGCTGCCGGCCAAGGGCACCACCACCATGGCGTACCTGACCCGCGAGGACATCCCCTTCCACTACGCGCTCGCCGACACCTTCACCGTGTGCGACGCCTACCACTGCTCCTTCATCGGCTCCACCGACCCCAACCGCTACTACTTGTGGTCGGGCCACACGGGCAACGACGGCACCGGCGGCGGCCCGGTCCTCGGCAACGACGAACTGGGCTACGACTGGACCACCTACCCCGAGCGGCTGGAGGCGGCCGGGATCTCCTGGAAGATCTACCAGGACATCGGCGACGGCCTGGACGCGGCCGGCCACTGGGGCTGGATCGACGACGCCTACCGCGGCAACTACGGGGACAACTCGCTGCTCTACTTCAACAAGTACCGCAACGCGAAGCCCGGCGACCCCCTGTACGACAAGGCGCGCACCGGCACGGACGCGAAGAGCGGCGAGGGGTACTTCGACCGGCTCCGCGCCGACGCCAAGGCGGACCGGCTGCCGAAGATCTCCTGGATCGCCGCCCCCGAGGCGTTCTCCGAGCACTCCAACTGGCCGTCGAACTACGGCGCCTGGTACATCTCCCAGGTCCTGGACGCGCTCACCGCCAACCCGGCGGTCTGGGCGAAGACCGCGCTGTTCATCACGTATGACGAGAACGACGGTTTCTTCGACCACCTGGTGCCGCCGCTGCCGCCGAAGTCCGCCGCGCAGGGCCGGTCCACCGTCGACGTCTCCCTCGACGTCTTCCCGGGCAGCGCCAGTCACCGCGAGGGCTTCTACGGGCTGGGCCCGCGCGTACCCATGCTGGTCGTCTCGCCCTGGAGCAAGGGGGGATACGTCTGCTCCGAGACCTTCGACCACACCTCGGTCATCCGGTTCATGGAACGCCGCTTCGGTGTGCGCGAACCCCAGATCTCGCCGTGGCGGCGGGCCATCTGCGGTGACCTGACCAGCGCCTTCGACTTCTCGCGCAAGGACAGCCGCCCGGCCGCCCTGCCGGACACCGACGCCTACGAGCCGCCGGACCGCGAACGCCACCCCGACTACCGCCCGACGCCGCCCGCGGACCCGGACATGCCCCGGCAGGAGCGCGGCCGGCGCCCCACCCGCCCGCTGCGCTACGCCCCGCACGTGGACGGCGCCGTGGACGCCGCGGCCGGGAAGTTCACGCTCACCTTCGCCTCCGGCGCCGCGGCCGGTGCCGCCTTCCTCATCACCTCCGGCAACCGCACCGACGGTCCCTGGACGTACACCACCGAGGCCGGCAAGTCCGTCGCGGACACCTGGAACTCGGCGTACTCCAAGGGCTCGTACGACCTGACCGTGCACGGCCCCAACGGCTTCCTGCGCGTCTTCAAGGGCCCCAACGAGACCGCGGGACCCGAGGTCACCGCCCGGCACACCGGCGACGACGTCCGGCTGACCCTCACCAACGGCGGGACCTCGGTGGTCCGGCTGAAGGTGGAGAACGCGTACGGCGGCCGGAGCAGGACCCTCACCGTGCGTCCCGGCACCACCGTGCGCCACACCGTCGACCTGGAGCGGAGCGGGCGCTGGTACGACCTGACCGTCACCTCCGACTCCGACCCGGCGTTCCTGCGCCGCTTCTCCGGCCACGTGGAGAACGGCCGCCCCGGGGTGAGCGACCCGGCCCTCGTCACGGACTGA
- a CDS encoding TetR/AcrR family transcriptional regulator, with protein sequence MTSQAADRPEPVGTSRRSKITPEREQEFFDAVLEQIRACGYDAVTMEGIAASTRCSKSTLYRQWKTKPQFVAAALRSHRRVRFAGIDSGSLAEDLRQAARIAGEWSGKDTLLQALGHAVMQDPELQRALREALVEPEIAALREILRRGVERGEVDADHPALEYVPAQMFGVLRMRPVVEGEYADAEYLVRFVEAVVLPALGLP encoded by the coding sequence ATGACGTCGCAGGCCGCGGACCGACCGGAACCGGTCGGCACCTCGCGCCGCTCCAAGATCACGCCCGAGCGTGAGCAGGAGTTCTTCGACGCCGTGCTCGAACAGATCCGGGCCTGCGGGTACGACGCCGTCACCATGGAGGGCATCGCCGCCAGCACCAGGTGCAGCAAGTCCACGCTCTACCGGCAGTGGAAGACCAAGCCCCAGTTCGTGGCCGCCGCACTGCGCTCCCACCGGCGGGTGCGCTTCGCCGGCATCGACAGCGGATCGCTCGCCGAGGACCTGCGCCAGGCGGCCCGCATCGCGGGGGAGTGGTCCGGCAAGGACACCCTGCTCCAGGCGCTCGGGCACGCGGTCATGCAGGACCCGGAGCTCCAGCGCGCGCTGCGCGAGGCGCTGGTGGAACCGGAGATCGCCGCGCTCCGGGAGATCCTGCGGCGCGGGGTCGAGCGCGGCGAGGTCGACGCGGACCATCCGGCCCTGGAGTACGTGCCGGCGCAGATGTTCGGCGTGCTGAGGATGCGGCCCGTCGTCGAGGGCGAGTACGCCGACGCGGAGTACCTCGTCCGGTTCGTGGAGGCCGTCGTGCTCCCGGCGCTCGGCCTCCCCTGA
- a CDS encoding phosphatase PAP2 family protein — MKARSEPARAEPPQAGPGTPARPPLVRELLLVAGLFLVYKFGRQLATGHTAEAFRNARRVWDGERALRLPDEGSVQSLLLHGDALVHSANTYYAAVHFPATVVFLVWLYLRRPAHYVWARRVLAAVTGAALVLHLLFPLAPPRMLGAAGMVDTARVYGPSVYGPPATDGLSNQFAAMPSLHFGWALMVSVGLVVATRSRLRWLWLLHPLLTLLVIVGTANHYWLDAVAATALLGLALAVLRPPHRRRCALPSRRAQPRRRAAAGPELVGAAR, encoded by the coding sequence ATGAAAGCCCGCAGCGAGCCCGCCAGAGCGGAGCCCCCACAGGCGGGGCCGGGCACGCCCGCGCGCCCGCCGCTCGTCCGCGAGCTGCTGCTCGTGGCCGGGCTCTTCCTCGTGTACAAGTTCGGCCGGCAGCTGGCGACGGGGCACACCGCGGAGGCCTTCCGCAACGCCCGACGGGTGTGGGACGGGGAGCGGGCGCTGCGACTGCCCGACGAGGGCTCGGTGCAGTCCCTGCTCCTGCACGGCGACGCGCTGGTCCACTCGGCGAACACCTACTACGCCGCCGTGCACTTCCCGGCCACCGTGGTCTTCCTGGTCTGGCTCTACCTGCGACGGCCCGCGCACTACGTGTGGGCGCGCCGGGTGCTGGCCGCCGTGACCGGCGCGGCGCTGGTGCTGCACCTGCTGTTCCCGCTCGCGCCGCCGCGCATGCTGGGCGCCGCCGGGATGGTCGACACGGCCCGGGTGTACGGCCCCTCGGTGTACGGGCCGCCCGCCACGGACGGGTTGTCGAACCAGTTCGCGGCGATGCCGTCGCTGCACTTCGGCTGGGCGCTGATGGTGTCGGTCGGCCTGGTCGTCGCGACCCGGTCCCGGCTGCGGTGGCTGTGGCTGCTGCATCCGCTGCTGACCCTGCTGGTGATCGTGGGCACCGCGAACCACTACTGGCTGGACGCGGTCGCGGCGACGGCGCTGCTCGGTCTGGCGCTCGCGGTGCTGCGCCCGCCGCACCGGCGGCGGTGCGCGCTGCCGTCGCGCCGGGCGCAGCCGCGGCGCCGGGCGGCGGCCGGGCCCGAGCTGGTCGGGGCGGCCCGGTGA
- the pcaB gene encoding 3-carboxy-cis,cis-muconate cycloisomerase, whose translation MTSPADPGDADTSLLAPGRAGSPTGPATGDRAYLRALLDAEAALTRAQAALGLAPAGAAAAVTEAAGDPARFDVRSLAERARSGGNPVIPLVADLTGAVGEEYGPYVHRGATSQDIMDTATMLVAARTLDLLLPDLTRTERALALLAAEHRDTAMPGRTLTQHAVPTTFGLKAAGWRALVLDARDRVAAVRDTLPAQLGGAAGTLAAFGAYGVPDPMALPAAYAHELGLRAPLLPWHTLRTPVADLAGAVTFAAGALGKIAADVLTLSRTEIGEVAEGGGGGSSAMPHKANPVRSTLIAAAARRAPQLAAVLYGSLTAEDERPAGAWHAEWEPLRDLLRLTGGAARDAAELAEGLRVRPDVMRAHLGLTHGLIVSERLAAELTPVLGRSRARALLTELAARTYTEDRTLDELLAEVPELRAMDLEALTDPVRYTGSAGALTDRALERR comes from the coding sequence GTGACATCACCCGCGGATCCCGGCGACGCCGACACGAGCCTTCTCGCCCCCGGCCGGGCGGGCTCGCCGACCGGGCCGGCGACCGGCGACCGCGCGTATCTGCGTGCCCTGCTGGACGCCGAGGCGGCCCTGACCCGCGCCCAGGCCGCCCTGGGACTGGCGCCCGCCGGGGCGGCGGCCGCGGTGACGGAGGCCGCCGGTGATCCGGCCCGGTTCGACGTGCGGTCCCTGGCGGAACGCGCCCGCAGCGGCGGAAACCCGGTCATCCCCCTGGTGGCCGACCTGACCGGGGCGGTCGGCGAGGAGTACGGGCCGTACGTCCACCGGGGTGCGACCAGCCAGGACATCATGGACACGGCGACGATGCTGGTCGCCGCCCGCACCCTGGACCTGCTGCTCCCCGACCTCACGCGCACGGAACGCGCGCTGGCCCTGCTGGCCGCCGAGCACCGGGACACGGCGATGCCGGGCCGGACGCTCACCCAGCACGCCGTACCGACGACCTTCGGGCTGAAGGCGGCCGGATGGCGCGCGCTGGTCCTGGACGCGCGGGACCGCGTCGCCGCCGTACGCGACACCCTGCCCGCGCAGCTCGGCGGCGCGGCGGGCACCCTGGCCGCCTTCGGGGCGTACGGCGTGCCGGACCCGATGGCGCTCCCTGCCGCGTACGCCCACGAACTGGGCCTGCGGGCGCCGCTGTTGCCGTGGCACACGCTGCGCACCCCGGTCGCCGACCTGGCCGGGGCCGTCACCTTCGCCGCGGGGGCGCTCGGGAAGATCGCCGCCGACGTGCTGACGCTCTCCCGCACCGAGATCGGCGAGGTCGCCGAGGGCGGGGGCGGCGGCTCCTCGGCGATGCCGCACAAGGCCAACCCCGTACGGTCCACGCTGATCGCGGCGGCGGCCCGGCGCGCGCCGCAGCTCGCGGCGGTGCTGTACGGCTCGCTGACCGCCGAGGACGAGCGTCCGGCGGGCGCCTGGCACGCCGAGTGGGAGCCGCTGCGCGACCTGCTGCGGCTGACCGGCGGCGCGGCCCGGGACGCCGCCGAGCTGGCCGAGGGGCTCCGGGTGCGGCCGGACGTGATGCGCGCGCACCTCGGCCTCACCCACGGGCTGATCGTGTCCGAGCGGCTCGCCGCCGAACTGACGCCGGTGCTCGGCCGGTCCCGCGCCAGGGCGCTGCTCACCGAACTGGCGGCGCGCACGTACACCGAGGACCGGACCCTGGATGAACTGCTCGCCGAGGTACCGGAGTTGCGGGCCATGGACCTCGAAGCCCTCACCGACCCCGTCCGTTACACCGGCTCCGCGGGAGCCCTGACCGACCGTGCTCTGGAGCGACGTTGA